The Arabidopsis thaliana chromosome 5, partial sequence genomic interval tgttttttgtataCACTGGATACTTGTGTATGTTTTGCTCTCATTCTGTCAATCTCAAATCTatcggtttttttttttttttgtggccAATGTTTCAAGATTGAGAATGTGAAAGTTGATTCTCAAAAAAGTTACCTTTCAATTTGATTAATGAAAGTAGTGAGAGAAAGATAGATGCTGAAATAATCATaacttaatatatatgttacagATGAAGAACCAAAATGTATGATGACAATTGTAATGTATCAaagaattgaaatttgaaatacaAAACCTATACTATGCAAACTACAAATTCTACAATGCATCAGTCATTCATCACTGAGGAACGTCTGTTGGTGTGACCCAAAACATCTGACAATTCCAAGATCTTGGCTGGTAAATTTTCATGATTTGCTTACTCTCCCATTCAAAAACGCTCAGATTCTGAGGCCCTGATCCTCCTACACTTGGATCATCACCATCAATGAAATAAACTGAGTTGTCTTTGAAAAATCCTCTCTCACCTGCTAAAACAGCTATACATCTACCTTGAGGGCTCAAGAACAAAGCTTTTCCTCTCAAGCTCATCACCTTTGTCCATTCGTTAGTCTCGCGATTGAATTCGTAAATCTCGAAAGAGGTTTCGAAATCACAATCGTCGTTAAGCTCCAGCTTCTTTAGGACCACCCACAGTTCGTCGTAATCCGACTCTGCCAAGTATTTCTTGCAAGAGTCGTACCGAAACGGCGAGGTGCTGCATAAAGGAGTAGCTTTTGGGTTGTTAGCACTAAGCTCACAGTGATATATCTCTCCGAGTCTGTCGATGGCAAAGAAGACGCCATTGCAGAACACAATGTCATCGACAGAAGAGGCAACAGACTCCAAATCCGTCCATTGTTTATCTCCGCGTCTGCAGAACGCTAGCTTCCTATCAGTGTTGTAGATTACGAGCACAACCCATTCATCGTCTAATAGACTCGTTGAAGAGACTGCTTTCTTTATAAAGTTCTTTAGGGCTTCAGAGTCTGGAATGATGGCTTGAGACTGAAGCAACCGCTGAACATCCTCAAAAGATATCAAAGGAGGCAGAGAAGTAACGCTTTTGGTAACGGGTTTCTTAAATGAACCTCAAACGGGAAAGAAGCACTGACCGTCAACAAAAACCCTAGTGTACTGCCACAAACCCACGCTTGTTGGTTCCCTGAGAAACCCAACTTTCCCGGAGACAAAACTCTAAACTGGTCGGAGAATCGGATTTCTTCATTGGAAGAGAGATGGGaaataaacagaaaaggagaaaacgTCCGGCTGTAGTATACGGCCGAAGAAGAATCCTTCCAAGAAGAACAGACCGTGGCACAGTTTAGAATGTCTCTGGCGTCGTTTAGGTTGTGGAATACAGTGTTGAGAAGCTCCGGAAGAAACTCTGACCACGACGAAGAAGGTAGAGCCATTATTTACGAGGGTACAGAGAAACCGGAGcttatggaaaaaaaagaagagaactgTTCTTATATAGCCAGTAGAAACTTGGGATCCAAGGAACCGTGGGGAGCAAGTTTGACTAATTACCATACTCGGCAACTTGTGCGTTTACTTTAAGCTAAAGCCAATCGAAAGATTCCAAAATCCATAAACAAGcccattaatattttaagatcCAATAAGTTTCATGATTCACATAGACTTTCACCAGTAAGTAGAAACTGGTCAAAGTAAAACAAAGCCTGCCAAATTTAATCTAAAGCCGATTCACTAAATCCATTAATATCACACAATCTTATGGAAAACCATTAAAATAACCGCCACTAAAAGCAGAAGAGCTTCAGGCCATTTTTAGCACCACCACCAGTCTGATGAAGCATTGCATCGATCTCATCTCCATCTTCCATTTCAAGCTGTAAAATTGAAGATTCTCGGTTAAGGAAATCATACAACTTTGAAAAACGGAAAACAGTAAAAGAGAATGGGGTACAGAGAGTGATGTTACCTCATCTGGAGTCTGCTCGGCACGAAGACGACGACCatcaaacaagaaagcaaTTGAGTTGAAATCCACAGACTGACGGTCACAGTAAGCATTCATCAGTTTTTTGAGCTGAGTGCTTCTCTTGATCCTAAAGAAGACTTCATTACCATCCTACACAAGAAAAATTACCAATGATTGTTACTTCAAGAAGAGTATTATATACGATTTTCTCAATACCAAAAACTGTATCTATAACCAACCAAGTACCAACAACGAAAAATGCCTACCAATGGGTACagaaacataagcaaaacaaatcataGCAACGAAAAGCTTTCATGAAACAAATGCTCCATACTCCAAAAGCATAACTACAATAGGCTATAGTGAGAGTTCAAGGTTATAAATTGTTAGCTTAGTCACAACTCACAACATTACAACAATTTCTTCGAAGATAATCACTGTCTCCACCAATACACACCCTCACACATACAAGAGTAgtaatgttttgtttgctaCAATTATGAGTCAAAACATAATTCACAATTCTCAGATAacttttgtttgcttcaaaTTTAAGCCAATTAAAAGTCACGCTTACACAATAATCACTACCTCATAGACAAGCTAACCAGAATAGAAATTGGGAATAACGCAGACAAactcaaaaccctagaattgAAGCAATCAGAAGCTATAAAGATCCTAATCACACTCAAAACTTTAACCAGACAACGAATCGTTACACAATGCAAGAAATAGAAGTCGAGAGAGTGAGTGAGAAATAGAAAACCTGTCCCTTGACTTTGAGATTGATGTGAGCTCCTTGGTCAGgcttcttgtcttcttccGGAGTAGCAGACATCTTACTTTATTATCAGATTATACGGTCGGCGATTGGAAACAAGAACTTCGATCTGCGATATAAGCGAAGCCCTAAGAGAGATTCGCGGGATTGCAGAACTTGAGGGTttgagggagagagagagactcggcagagaataaaaaagactGAAACCACTATCTTTGGTCGCATCGGATTCTTGTTTATCTAACGGTTCATAATCATTGATCTATATCATTCGACGGCTGTGAGTGAGTATAATCTCTAACTTAAAATGATGTCGTTTTAGCATTCTTAATGGGCTCAAATGGGCTGGTTACTTCTGTGTCTACccaagaattttaaaatgtgaaaatcTCAGCTTTCGAGTAGATTTGTTTGAGTTGGGAAAAGTGAAGATGTTCAAAGTGAACCgtttgattttgatcaaaCCAGTAAAGATTTCAATTGTTTAATATGGTTTTGTTGTGTGACCTTTTACAATTAGCCAACTTGAGTTTTAGAGGTTTTGATGAGTTGTTTATTCACGGTTGTAAAATTAACAAAGTACAAAGATTCTAAAAATCCGTAACCAGATACCATTAATATCATAATTCATAAGATCCAATCACTCATGAGTCATTTACACACACGATAACCGACCATGATTTAAACTTCAAGTAATTTTGCTTGAAGAAAGTAGTCAAATATCACAAAGCCAGCCAAATTATTCCTAATTAAAGCCCATT includes:
- the SUMO2 gene encoding small ubiquitin-like modifier 2 (small ubiquitin-like modifier 2 (SUMO2); CONTAINS InterPro DOMAIN/s: Ubiquitin (InterPro:IPR000626), Ubiquitin supergroup (InterPro:IPR019955); BEST Arabidopsis thaliana protein match is: small ubiquitin-like modifier 1 (TAIR:AT4G26840.1); Has 1114 Blast hits to 1111 proteins in 233 species: Archae - 0; Bacteria - 0; Metazoa - 633; Fungi - 141; Plants - 223; Viruses - 1; Other Eukaryotes - 116 (source: NCBI BLink).); the protein is MSATPEEDKKPDQGAHINLKVKGQAFFVVGTWLVIDTDGNEVFFRIKRSTQLKKLMNAYCDRQSVDFNSIAFLFDGRRLRAEQTPDELEMEDGDEIDAMLHQTGGGAKNGLKLFCF
- the SUMO2 gene encoding small ubiquitin-like modifier 2 (small ubiquitin-like modifier 2 (SUMO2); CONTAINS InterPro DOMAIN/s: Ubiquitin (InterPro:IPR000626), Ubiquitin supergroup (InterPro:IPR019955); BEST Arabidopsis thaliana protein match is: small ubiquitin-like modifier 1 (TAIR:AT4G26840.1); Has 1807 Blast hits to 1807 proteins in 277 species: Archae - 0; Bacteria - 0; Metazoa - 736; Fungi - 347; Plants - 385; Viruses - 0; Other Eukaryotes - 339 (source: NCBI BLink).), giving the protein MSATPEEDKKPDQGAHINLKVKGQDGNEVFFRIKRSTQLKKLMNAYCDRQSVDFNSIAFLFDGRRLRAEQTPDELEMEDGDEIDAMLHQTGGGAKNGLKLFCF
- a CDS encoding F-box SKIP23-like protein (DUF295) (Protein of unknown function (DUF295); CONTAINS InterPro DOMAIN/s: Protein of unknown function DUF295 (InterPro:IPR005174); BEST Arabidopsis thaliana protein match is: F-box family protein with a domain of unknown function (DUF295) (TAIR:AT2G26160.1); Has 30201 Blast hits to 17322 proteins in 780 species: Archae - 12; Bacteria - 1396; Metazoa - 17338; Fungi - 3422; Plants - 5037; Viruses - 0; Other Eukaryotes - 2996 (source: NCBI BLink).), whose amino-acid sequence is MALPSSSWSEFLPELLNTVFHNLNDARDILNCATVCSSWKDSSSAVYYSRTFSPFLFISHLSSNEEIRFSDQFRVLSPGKLGFSGNQQAWVCGSTLGFLLTKPVTKSVTSLPPLISFEDVQRLLQSQAIIPDSEALKNFIKKAVSSTSLLDDEWVVLVIYNTDRKLAFCRRGDKQWTDLESVASSVDDIVFCNGVFFAIDRLGEIYHCELSANNPKATPLCSTSPFRYDSCKKYLAESDYDELWVVLKKLELNDDCDFETSFEIYEFNRETNEWTKVMSLRGKALFLSPQGRCIAVLAGERGFFKDNSVYFIDGDDPSVGGSGPQNLSVFEWESKQIMKIYQPRSWNCQMFWVTPTDVPQ